A segment of the Paraburkholderia fungorum genome:
AAGGAGACGACATGACATTGCCTGGCGGCCGCGATCCTGCGGCGATACCGAGCACCGATGCCGCCGCAGTCGTGAAGCCCGACGAGGGCACGCTGCAAACGCGGGCGAGAACCTCGCTGGCGGTCGAGCGCACTTTTCTCGCCGTCGAACGCACACTGATGGCATGGCTTCGCACATCGCTGTCGATGATCAGCTTCGGCTTCACGCTGGCGAAATTCTTCGAATACCTGGTGCATGAGAACGGCGCGCCCATCGTCGGCCGATTTGGTGGAACCTGGTCGCCGCGCATGGTGGGCACGGCGATGGTCGTAATCGGTACCGTGGCCCTGCTTGCCGCCGTCGTTCAGCACGCGCGCCGGGTCAGCGCGTTACGTCGCGAGGGGCTCGTGCCGCAATGGAACCTCGCTTTCTGGATCGCCATCGCCGTGTCGGCTCTCGGCACGTTCGCGCTGGTCTCTATCGTGCTCGACTGAAGGCGGCAACGTACGGCCGCGAAAGCGAAATGCACATGCGCTTGCTGCGAGTACGCGCGGCGGGTGTATGAGGCAACCACGCCCGACTCGCAGCGTCGTTTGGTACGGTCCTTTGCGAATAGACTATTTCGCGCCTAGAAGCTGAGCGCCAGCCCCAGCGATGCACCCGTCACGTCCTTGCCGAACGCATAACGCGCGACGATTCGAAAGCGCGAGAAGAGCTTCGTCACAGCGCCCGTATCGATTTCAAGACCCGCGCCCAGCGACGTGAGCTGATTGAAACCGAGGATATTCGCCTGACTGCCGAGGTAGGTGGAATGGGACAGCTCGAGCACGTAACGCAGTGGCCGATGCAATGCGAGCAAGCCGGTCGGCGCGCGCCAGCGTGCATAAAGATTGGTGGACTGCGCGCTGGCCGAGCCCCGCACCGCACTGGAAGAGCCAAAGCTTTGCAGATAAATGTTCGTGTAGCGCAGTTCCAGATCGAACTCATAAGGCTCCTGGCGAGGGTACCAGCCGAGCATCAGCGAGCCGCCAAGGCCATACGCACTGAGGGAACCGTTGCGGATGAAGTCGATGTTGCTGTCCGTCTTGTGGTTGATCAGGAATTGCGCGGCGCTCGCATCGCTCAACACCTCGCCCAACGAAAAATTGAAGATCGGCCGGATGACCAGATCCTTCTTTTCGTTCAGCGGAAAGTCCCAGCCGATTCCGCCCGTCGCTGCCACGTTTGTCCAGCGTGTAGGCAGCGCGCGCTGCTCCTGCCCGTTCGAGGTGACAAACGTCGGATCGTAACGAGACCCGCCGAGCGCGCCTTCCAGGTACAGCGGAAAGCTCTGGCTCAGCGTAAAGCCGCCGCCGAACTGGGTCATGTTCAACGAGGGGTTGCCGGTCGAACCATTGCGAATGCCCAGCGTACTCGCCGACAGATCGGGCGTGACTGAGAAAGACAGTAGCGCGAGCACGGCGTTCGCGCGACGTTGCACGTCCGGCCCGGTAAAAGTCGACGCGCTTTGTGCCACGGCACTGCCAGGAACGAGCCATTGAGCGCTCGCCAAAAGCAATCCTTGAACGAGAAGCCGGATGCACCGGTGGCGAGCACGTCGATGGCAATCGATGGTCGCGATTTGCGAACCGGTGTCAGGCGCTGTGCCGCTTTGCGACACGAATCGCACGACGGCGCGGAGGATGGAATGCCGGCTCAGCTGCATGGACGAAACAGACCGCAGTGATCGATTGCGTTAGGCAATATCTTTCCCGGCAGATGGCCTGGATCCAGATGCGCGGACGGCTACGACTTTTTCCAACGAGCTTTTCGGAGTGTTGTTCATCCACCCGCACGTCACCATAGGTAGTTAGGGCAATCCGGTTGCCCCGTGGGGCAACATCGGATCCAGTCCTTTCCTTTCAGGGGGATGATCATTTACATTGGTTGCGCGATCGCGCTTTTAAATCGCACCTCTGGTGTCGTGCGTTCCGACCGCTGCCGGTGTAAAACGCGGTAACCGGACCACCGCGATGCGAGCCGCCCGCTCGCGCATGGCGCTGCGAGCAACCAGCAACTTATGGGAGGACGCATGCAGCAACTCATAAGACATCCCATCGTCCTGTTCTTTATTTCGCTCGTGCTGATGTCGGCTGCGGGCTGGATCGGCAGCGCGGTGCTGCGTCCACGCATGCCAATCGGCGATACCTCGCGCGACGACTTCAAACTGGTTCAATCCGCGACGTTGACGCTGCTCGCGCTGGTCATCGGTTTCAGCCTCTCCATGGCGGTGAACCGCTACGATCAGCGGAAAAATTATGAAGAGGAAGAAGCCAACGCCATCGGAACCGAATTCATTCGGGCCGATCTTCTGCCGGCCAGCGCGGCCGCGGCGATTCGCACGGATCTCGCCCGGTATCTCGACTTGCGAATCCAGTTCTACCAGGCCGAGGACGAACAACGACTCGCGGAGATCAACGCCGCCACGGCGAATCTGCAAGGCAAATTGTGGAACGCGGCGGCCAGCGGAGCCCTGACCCAGCCGAATCCCGTTTCCGCGCTCGCGGTCGCGGGCATGAACGACGTCATCAACACGCAGGGCTATACGCAGGCTGCGTGGTGGAATCGCGTCCCGGTGGCCGCGTGGATATTGCTGCTCTCGATAGGCGTGTTCGCCAATATGCTGGTGGGCTATGGCGCGGAAAATTCGAAACACCAGGGACGTCTTCTGCTAATCATGCCGATCACCGTATCGCTGTCGTTCATGCTGATCGCGGATATAGACAGTCCGCGACACGGCATCATTCGGGTGGTGCCGCAAAACCTGATAAGTACGACGTTATCGCTGCCTAAGCCCTGATTCCGCGAGGGGCGGTGCTGCTGCCTGTTCACTTGTTGGCCGACCCCGCGCGACAGGTTCCATCAGGGTGCAGCCAACGCCGGGGACTGGTCGTGGTTTGCCCCGAGGGGCAATCGGATTGCCCGATTCCCGGATAGCCCCGAAGATTGGCGCACGCGATACTTGACGCAAGGATCTTGCGGCCAATGGAAGAAATCAGACACCTGATCGTGATCGTCGAAGATGACGCGGGCATGCGTCGCGCTCTGCAACGCCTGTTGCGCGTATCCGGGTTCGACACGCTGCAATTCGACAGTGCTGAGGCTTACGCGCAGTCGAACGAGCCTCGCGTGCCGCATTGCCTCGTACTCGACGTTCAACTGCCCGGCTTGTCGGGCCCGCAATTCTACGAACAACTCGCTGATCCACGGCCGCCCGCCGTGTTCATCACGTCTCACGACAACCCGGCGACGCGCAGCGCGGTCGCGACCGCCGGTTCCCAGGAACTCCTGATCAAGCCGTTCATCGCCAAGGCATTTCTGGATGCTATTGCAAGAGCCGCGCAATGAGATTCGCCACTTCGAGCCAATGGACACGTCATCAGGACGATGTGCACAACACTGGCCGTATTGCCTGCGAATCAAT
Coding sequences within it:
- a CDS encoding response regulator transcription factor, with the translated sequence MEEIRHLIVIVEDDAGMRRALQRLLRVSGFDTLQFDSAEAYAQSNEPRVPHCLVLDVQLPGLSGPQFYEQLADPRPPAVFITSHDNPATRSAVATAGSQELLIKPFIAKAFLDAIARAAQ
- a CDS encoding YidH family protein, translating into MTLPGGRDPAAIPSTDAAAVVKPDEGTLQTRARTSLAVERTFLAVERTLMAWLRTSLSMISFGFTLAKFFEYLVHENGAPIVGRFGGTWSPRMVGTAMVVIGTVALLAAVVQHARRVSALRREGLVPQWNLAFWIAIAVSALGTFALVSIVLD